A window from Streptomyces sp. NBC_00299 encodes these proteins:
- a CDS encoding precorrin-8X methylmutase: MNRVVHPIEEESYRRLRARLDTSHFPPLTRAVVERVIHSAADLDYASDLVMDEGQLEKAHAALHAGAPVVVDVEMVAAGITRRETVCRLRDAVAGTGLTRSAHAIRLAHEQVGPGALWVIGNAPTALEELLTLDAAPALVIGLPVGFVGAVESKAALRESGLPAVSNVSEKGGSAVASAALNALLYHPLSHPVPHPAPHPDSHSDPHPDSHYEEKS; encoded by the coding sequence GTGAACCGCGTCGTCCATCCGATCGAGGAGGAGTCCTACCGGCGGCTGCGCGCCCGGCTGGACACCTCGCACTTCCCGCCGCTGACGCGGGCCGTGGTGGAGCGGGTCATCCACTCCGCCGCCGACCTCGACTACGCGAGCGACCTCGTCATGGACGAGGGCCAGTTGGAGAAGGCTCACGCGGCACTGCACGCCGGGGCGCCCGTGGTCGTGGACGTCGAGATGGTGGCTGCCGGGATCACCCGGCGGGAGACCGTCTGCCGGCTCAGGGACGCGGTGGCCGGTACCGGGCTGACGCGTTCGGCCCATGCCATCCGGCTCGCCCACGAGCAGGTCGGCCCGGGCGCGCTCTGGGTGATCGGCAACGCGCCGACCGCGCTGGAGGAGCTGCTGACCCTGGACGCCGCCCCGGCGCTCGTCATCGGGCTGCCCGTCGGCTTCGTGGGCGCGGTCGAGTCCAAGGCCGCGTTGCGCGAGAGCGGGTTGCCCGCCGTGAGCAACGTGTCCGAGAAGGGCGGTTCGGCGGTCGCCTCCGCCGCGCTCAACGCCCTGCTGTACCACCCCCTTTCGCACCCTGTTCCGCACCCTGCGCCACACCCCGATTCGCATTCTGATCCGCATCCCGATTCGCACTACGAGGAGAAATCGTGA
- the cobJ gene encoding precorrin-3B C(17)-methyltransferase: MIGLISATAAGAAARDRLVTAWPERVRVYDGPVGDAVRRAFAECEQLVCFLATGAVVRLVAPLLGDKATDPGVVCVDESGRFAVPLVGGHGGGANELARQVGELLGAQPVVTTATDAVGLPGLDTLGLPVEGDVAGVSRALLDGEPVALRAEVAWPLPPLPVGAEGAYVVRVTDRLVERGAEREVVLRPPSLVVGVGASKGAPADEVLGLIESTLGEAGLSPKSLAELATVDAKAGEPGIVEAAERLGVPVVTYSAEQLAGVEVPNPSDAPLAAVGTPSVAEAAALVRGGELLVPKRKSERADGRPAMATCAVVRRPGRGRLAVVGLGPGARDLLTPRAKAELRRACVLVGLDQYVDQIRDLLRPGTRVLESGLGAEEERARTAVEEARKGQAVALIGSGDAGVYAMASPALAEASDDIDVIGVPGVTAALAAAAILGAPLGHDHVSISLSDLHTPWEVIERRVRAAAEADIVVTFYNPRSRGRDWQLPKALAILAEHRKPTTPVGVVRNASRPDESSRVTTLGALDPATVDMMTVVTVGNTATRDIAGRMVTPRGYRWQASQEGAE; the protein is encoded by the coding sequence GTGATCGGCCTCATTTCCGCCACCGCGGCGGGGGCGGCTGCGCGGGACCGGCTGGTCACGGCGTGGCCGGAGCGGGTGCGCGTGTACGACGGTCCCGTCGGGGACGCCGTACGGCGGGCGTTCGCCGAGTGCGAGCAGCTCGTGTGTTTCCTGGCGACGGGCGCCGTCGTCCGGCTCGTCGCGCCCCTGCTGGGTGACAAGGCGACCGACCCGGGTGTGGTGTGCGTCGACGAGAGCGGGCGGTTCGCCGTGCCGCTGGTCGGCGGGCATGGCGGCGGGGCCAATGAACTCGCCCGGCAGGTCGGGGAGTTGCTGGGGGCGCAGCCCGTGGTGACGACGGCGACCGATGCCGTGGGGTTGCCCGGTCTGGACACGCTCGGGCTGCCGGTGGAGGGCGATGTCGCGGGAGTCTCGCGGGCACTGCTCGACGGGGAGCCGGTGGCGCTGCGGGCCGAGGTGGCCTGGCCGCTGCCGCCGCTGCCGGTCGGCGCCGAGGGGGCGTACGTCGTCCGCGTGACGGACCGGCTCGTCGAGCGGGGTGCCGAGCGCGAGGTCGTGCTGCGCCCGCCGTCCCTCGTCGTCGGTGTCGGGGCCTCCAAGGGCGCCCCCGCCGACGAGGTGCTCGGGCTGATCGAGAGCACGCTCGGCGAGGCCGGCCTCTCCCCCAAGTCCCTCGCCGAACTCGCCACCGTCGACGCCAAGGCGGGCGAACCCGGCATCGTGGAGGCCGCCGAGCGGCTCGGGGTGCCGGTCGTGACCTACTCCGCCGAGCAGCTCGCGGGCGTCGAGGTCCCCAACCCCTCCGACGCGCCCCTCGCAGCCGTCGGCACCCCTTCGGTCGCCGAGGCCGCCGCTCTTGTGCGCGGCGGTGAACTCCTCGTACCGAAGCGGAAGTCCGAGCGCGCCGACGGGCGGCCCGCGATGGCGACCTGTGCCGTCGTACGGCGTCCGGGGCGCGGGCGACTCGCGGTCGTCGGGCTCGGGCCGGGCGCCCGGGACCTGCTGACGCCGCGCGCGAAGGCCGAACTCCGGCGCGCCTGCGTGCTCGTCGGGCTCGACCAGTACGTCGACCAGATCCGCGACCTGCTGCGGCCCGGCACCCGGGTCCTGGAGTCGGGGCTCGGCGCGGAGGAGGAGCGGGCGCGCACGGCCGTCGAGGAGGCCCGCAAGGGGCAGGCGGTCGCGCTGATCGGCAGCGGGGACGCGGGCGTGTACGCCATGGCATCCCCCGCGCTCGCCGAGGCGTCCGACGACATCGACGTGATCGGCGTGCCGGGCGTGACCGCCGCCCTCGCCGCCGCGGCGATCCTGGGCGCCCCGCTCGGCCACGACCACGTGTCCATCAGCCTCTCCGACCTGCACACGCCGTGGGAGGTCATCGAGCGCCGGGTGCGGGCCGCGGCCGAGGCGGACATCGTGGTGACCTTCTACAACCCCCGTTCCCGGGGCCGGGACTGGCAGCTGCCCAAGGCCCTCGCGATCCTCGCCGAGCACCGGAAGCCGACGACGCCGGTCGGTGTCGTACGGAACGCGTCGCGGCCGGACGAGTCCAGTCGGGTCACGACACTGGGCGCCCTCGACCCGGCGACGGTCGACATGATGACGGTCGTGACCGTGGGCAACACGGCGACCCGGGACATCGCGGGGCGCATGGTGACGCCGCGCGGCTACCGCTGGCAGGCATCGCAGGAGGGAGCGGAGTGA
- the cbiE gene encoding precorrin-6y C5,15-methyltransferase (decarboxylating) subunit CbiE: MITVVGTGTGAPVPEDVLAGAELVVGGRRHLDAVHLRGDVERVVLGALAPALDTIAEYVEKERPVVVLASGDPGFLGIVRVLAERFGSQRLDVRAGVSSVAAAFARAGLPWDDAVVVSAHGRDPRTAVNVCRAHPKVAVLTGPGAGPAELGAALRHTGRVLVVACALGDPQLERVERVTPAEAAGRDWGTAVSVVLCLDPERALGAVRTVVGPAPGPAGWALDEADFAHRDSMITKFEVRALALARLGPRLGDLVWDIGAGSGSVAVECARLGAAAVAVEKARDGVERIRANAAAHAVDVHVVHGAAPTVLSDLDDPDAVFIGGGGRELPAIVTACARRARRTVVVAMAALDRVPAAREALTGAGFSCDGVLLQSSRLAPLPGDVTRLAATNPVFLLWGVRNPVYREGVAQ; the protein is encoded by the coding sequence GTGATCACCGTCGTCGGCACGGGGACGGGGGCGCCCGTTCCCGAGGACGTCCTCGCCGGGGCCGAGCTGGTCGTCGGCGGGCGGCGGCATCTGGACGCCGTACACCTGCGGGGCGACGTGGAGCGGGTCGTGCTCGGGGCGTTGGCGCCCGCCCTCGACACCATCGCGGAGTACGTCGAGAAGGAGCGGCCCGTGGTGGTGCTCGCCTCCGGCGACCCGGGGTTCCTCGGGATCGTGCGGGTGCTGGCCGAGCGGTTCGGGTCGCAGCGGCTGGATGTGCGTGCCGGGGTGTCCTCGGTGGCCGCCGCGTTCGCGCGGGCCGGGCTGCCGTGGGACGACGCGGTGGTGGTGAGCGCGCACGGGCGTGATCCGCGGACGGCGGTGAACGTGTGCCGGGCGCACCCCAAGGTGGCGGTGCTGACCGGGCCGGGTGCCGGGCCGGCCGAGCTGGGCGCGGCGCTGCGGCACACCGGGCGGGTCCTGGTCGTCGCCTGCGCGCTGGGCGATCCGCAGCTGGAGCGCGTGGAGCGGGTGACGCCCGCCGAGGCCGCCGGCCGCGACTGGGGTACGGCGGTGAGCGTCGTGCTGTGCCTGGACCCCGAGCGGGCTCTGGGCGCGGTGCGGACAGTGGTCGGTCCGGCGCCGGGGCCCGCCGGATGGGCGCTGGACGAGGCCGACTTCGCGCACCGCGACTCGATGATCACCAAGTTCGAGGTGCGGGCGCTGGCCCTGGCCCGGCTGGGGCCGCGGCTCGGCGATCTGGTGTGGGACATCGGCGCGGGCTCCGGCTCGGTGGCCGTGGAGTGCGCCCGGCTCGGCGCGGCGGCCGTAGCCGTCGAGAAGGCGCGGGACGGGGTGGAGCGGATCCGCGCCAACGCCGCCGCGCACGCTGTCGATGTGCACGTGGTGCACGGGGCGGCGCCCACCGTCCTGTCCGACCTCGACGATCCGGACGCGGTGTTCATCGGGGGCGGGGGGCGCGAGCTGCCCGCCATCGTCACCGCGTGCGCGCGTCGGGCGCGGCGGACGGTCGTCGTCGCCATGGCCGCGCTCGACCGGGTGCCGGCCGCCCGCGAGGCGCTCACCGGCGCCGGGTTCTCCTGCGACGGCGTGCTGCTGCAGTCGTCGCGGCTCGCCCCGCTGCCGGGGGACGTGACCCGGCTCGCGGCGACCAATCCCGTTTTTCTGCTGTGGGGTGTCAGAAACCCCGTGTACCGAGAGGGAGTTGCCCAGTGA
- the cobM gene encoding precorrin-4 C(11)-methyltransferase, translated as MADAPTGKVTFVGAGPGAADLLTFRAARAIAEADVVIWAASLVQAEVLEHAREDAEILDSAAMSLEDVVAVYERARADGLKVARIHSGDPALWGGTQEQLDRCAVIGVETEVVPGVSAFSAVAALAGRELTIPEVAQSVVLTRLGGGKTPMPPGEEVREFAKHGTTMAIFLSAARSGQLVRELLEGGYPTSTPVVVAYQATWPEELVVKCTIETLEETVKEHKLWKHTLFLVGPALDAHGTRSHLYHPGHFHGYRKADPEARRALRERGAST; from the coding sequence ATGGCCGATGCCCCCACCGGCAAGGTGACCTTCGTCGGTGCCGGCCCCGGCGCCGCCGATCTGCTGACGTTCCGTGCCGCCCGTGCCATCGCCGAGGCGGACGTCGTGATCTGGGCGGCCAGCCTGGTCCAGGCGGAGGTCCTCGAGCACGCGCGCGAGGACGCCGAGATCCTCGACTCGGCGGCCATGTCCCTCGAGGACGTCGTCGCCGTGTACGAGCGGGCCCGCGCCGACGGCCTCAAGGTCGCCCGTATCCACTCCGGTGACCCCGCCCTGTGGGGCGGTACGCAGGAGCAGCTCGACCGGTGTGCCGTGATCGGCGTCGAGACCGAGGTCGTGCCCGGGGTCTCCGCCTTCTCCGCCGTCGCCGCGCTCGCCGGGCGCGAGCTGACCATTCCCGAGGTCGCGCAGTCCGTCGTCCTCACCCGGCTCGGCGGCGGCAAGACGCCGATGCCGCCCGGGGAGGAGGTCAGGGAGTTCGCCAAGCACGGTACGACCATGGCGATCTTCCTGTCGGCGGCCCGCAGCGGGCAGCTCGTACGGGAGTTGCTGGAGGGCGGGTATCCGACGTCCACGCCGGTCGTCGTCGCCTATCAGGCGACCTGGCCCGAGGAACTCGTGGTCAAGTGCACGATCGAGACGCTGGAGGAGACCGTCAAGGAACACAAGCTCTGGAAGCACACCCTGTTCCTGGTCGGCCCCGCCCTCGACGCGCACGGCACGCGCTCGCACCTCTACCACCCCGGTCACTTCCACGGGTACCGCAAGGCGGACCCGGAGGCGCGCAGGGCGCTGCGTGAGCGGGGAGCCAGTACGTGA